In Polaribacter sp. Hel_I_88, the following proteins share a genomic window:
- a CDS encoding DUF4349 domain-containing protein produces MKHYVVVKIVKKFYLLFLFSFFVGCKQHPLSEENRFDTSVEKISLQKSEEEVINKLNLKIIKAAESKYKVEDVKIATKKIKELAKSYNGYISDLQFQNNLYKIQNNFTIKIPKENFDIFLDSIRNYITFIDFEKITTKDVTEQYFDAESRLKTKSEVKERYEEILRKKVKTVDDVLKTEEKLRVIQEEIEVTKGKLKYLKNRISFSTIDVELYEVVNYKPEPKIYKKSFFTKIKEGFINGSEIITNIIIVTINIWPIILLIIGVFFIYKKRKK; encoded by the coding sequence ATGAAACATTATGTTGTAGTAAAAATAGTTAAAAAATTCTATCTTCTTTTTCTCTTTTCATTTTTTGTTGGCTGTAAGCAACATCCATTATCAGAGGAGAATAGGTTTGATACTTCTGTCGAGAAAATATCCTTACAAAAAAGTGAAGAGGAAGTAATCAACAAGTTAAATTTAAAAATTATAAAAGCTGCAGAAAGTAAATACAAAGTTGAAGACGTTAAAATTGCCACAAAAAAAATAAAAGAATTGGCTAAAAGTTACAATGGATATATTTCAGATTTACAATTCCAAAATAACTTATATAAGATTCAAAATAATTTTACTATAAAAATTCCCAAAGAAAATTTTGATATTTTTTTAGATTCGATTCGTAATTATATAACATTTATAGATTTTGAAAAAATCACTACAAAAGACGTTACAGAACAGTATTTTGATGCAGAATCTAGACTAAAAACAAAAAGCGAAGTAAAAGAACGATATGAAGAAATATTAAGAAAAAAGGTTAAAACTGTAGATGATGTTTTAAAGACAGAAGAAAAATTAAGAGTTATTCAAGAAGAGATTGAAGTAACAAAAGGCAAATTAAAATACTTGAAAAACAGAATCTCTTTCAGTACAATTGATGTGGAATTATATGAGGTAGTAAATTACAAACCTGAACCAAAAATTTACAAAAAAAGTTTTTTCACAAAAATAAAAGAAGGCTTCATAAATGGAAGTGAAATAATTACAAACATTATAATTGTAACTATAAATATTTGGCCAATTATATTGTTGATTATTGGAGTGTTTTTTATCTATAAGAAGAGAAAAAAATAA
- the tyrS gene encoding tyrosine--tRNA ligase → MTNFVEELRWRGLLSDIMPDTEEYLLENKTAGYIGFDPTADSLHIGSLVQIFILKHFQIAGHNPIALIGGATGMVGDPSGKSAERNLLDEATLAKNVAGVRENLERFLNFDAAAENKAELVNNYDWMKDISLIDFVRDTGKHITVNYMMAKDSVKKRLSSESSVGMSFTEFTYQLFQGYDFYHLYTHKNCKLQMGGSDQWGNITTGTELIRRKAQGKAYAITVPLVTKADGTKFGKTEGGNIWLNADRTSPYKFYQYWLNSSDEDAENFIKKFTFLDKETIENLIAEHQENPHLRSLQKKLGEEVTILTHGKEAYENALKASNILFGKSTASDLKSLDEQTFLDVFDGVPMASIPKEEFTEGLDMIAALAAKTDFLKSNGEARRALKENAISVNKEKVKEDFIITADDLIANKYVLLQRGKKTNYLLIVE, encoded by the coding sequence ATGACAAATTTTGTTGAAGAATTACGTTGGCGAGGATTATTAAGTGATATAATGCCAGATACCGAAGAATATTTATTGGAAAATAAAACAGCTGGTTATATTGGTTTTGACCCAACTGCAGATTCTTTACATATTGGAAGTTTGGTACAGATTTTTATCTTAAAACACTTTCAAATTGCTGGTCATAATCCAATTGCTTTAATTGGTGGAGCCACAGGAATGGTTGGTGATCCTTCAGGAAAATCTGCTGAACGTAATTTGTTAGATGAAGCTACTTTGGCTAAAAATGTTGCTGGAGTTAGAGAAAATTTAGAGCGTTTTTTAAATTTTGATGCTGCTGCAGAAAACAAAGCAGAATTGGTAAACAATTACGATTGGATGAAAGATATTTCACTAATCGATTTTGTGAGAGATACAGGAAAACATATTACTGTAAATTACATGATGGCTAAAGATTCTGTGAAGAAACGTTTGAGTTCAGAATCTTCTGTAGGTATGAGTTTTACCGAATTTACCTACCAGTTATTTCAAGGATATGATTTTTACCATTTATACACACATAAAAATTGCAAATTGCAAATGGGTGGTTCAGATCAATGGGGAAATATTACAACTGGAACCGAATTAATTCGAAGAAAAGCGCAAGGAAAAGCCTATGCAATTACTGTTCCTTTAGTTACAAAAGCAGATGGAACGAAATTCGGAAAAACAGAAGGTGGTAATATTTGGTTGAATGCAGATAGAACATCACCTTATAAATTTTACCAATATTGGTTAAATTCGTCTGATGAAGATGCAGAAAACTTTATAAAGAAATTTACTTTTTTAGACAAAGAAACGATTGAAAACTTGATTGCTGAACATCAAGAAAATCCTCATTTGCGTTCTTTACAGAAAAAATTAGGAGAAGAAGTTACCATTTTAACCCATGGAAAAGAAGCGTATGAAAATGCGTTAAAAGCTTCTAATATTTTGTTTGGAAAATCTACAGCTTCCGATTTAAAATCTTTAGATGAACAAACATTTTTAGATGTTTTTGATGGTGTGCCAATGGCTTCCATTCCAAAAGAAGAATTTACGGAAGGTTTAGATATGATTGCTGCCTTGGCTGCTAAAACCGATTTTTTAAAATCGAATGGAGAAGCAAGAAGAGCATTAAAAGAAAATGCTATTTCTGTAAATAAAGAAAAAGTAAAAGAAGACTTTATAATTACTGCTGATGATTTAATTGCCAATAAATATGTGCTTTTACAAAGAGGAAAAAAGACAAATTATTTGTTGATTGTTGAATAA
- a CDS encoding DUF4271 domain-containing protein: protein MQAVEKISLANNWVTGIFLFLFLSIVLLKLLDSKRLKESFFTFFNLSFLEDEDAEPNNFFDPFQIVIFLFSIVTLSLLIHKAIVFKAVNFENSFATFLQVFIALFIYFLSKRILEYLLSLLFLIKKGIHFFILSKYNYFYSLSFLTYIALILNEYAAINEVYIFYFTGFLFITRYIFFMIRNKKLIFNKLFYFILYICAFEIAPLFVLSKLMF from the coding sequence TTGCAAGCAGTAGAAAAAATATCTTTGGCAAATAATTGGGTAACAGGAATTTTTTTGTTCTTGTTTTTGAGTATTGTTTTGCTAAAATTATTAGATTCAAAAAGATTAAAGGAAAGTTTTTTTACATTTTTTAATTTGAGCTTTTTAGAAGATGAAGATGCTGAGCCAAACAATTTTTTTGATCCTTTTCAAATTGTCATTTTCTTATTTTCTATAGTAACTTTATCGCTATTAATTCATAAAGCTATTGTTTTTAAAGCTGTTAATTTTGAAAATAGTTTTGCTACATTTTTACAAGTATTTATAGCTTTATTCATTTATTTCTTATCAAAAAGAATATTGGAGTATTTGTTGTCGTTATTATTTTTGATCAAAAAGGGAATTCATTTTTTTATACTTTCAAAATATAATTACTTTTATAGTTTGTCATTTTTAACATATATCGCTTTAATATTAAACGAATATGCAGCTATTAATGAAGTCTATATATTCTATTTTACCGGCTTTCTATTTATAACAAGATATATCTTTTTTATGATAAGAAATAAAAAGCTGATTTTTAATAAGTTGTTTTATTTTATTTTGTACATTTGCGCCTTCGAAATAGCACCGCTATTTGTGCTCTCTAAATTGATGTTTTAA
- a CDS encoding polyprenol monophosphomannose synthase yields MSDALVIIPTYNEKENIEAIIRATFNQKKVFHILVIDDNSPDGTAAIVEKLMSEFPSKLFIEKRKGKNGLGTAYIHGFKWALAKSYEYIIEMDADFSHNPKDLIRLYNACHKNGGDVSVGSRYVNNQVNVVNWDMKRLLLSYFASKYVRFITRIPVFDTTAGFVCWKRNVLETINLDKIKFIGYAFQIEMKFKAWKHKFTIKEVSVIFTDRDLGASKMSGNIVSEALFGVIRMRLKGLK; encoded by the coding sequence ATGTCAGACGCTTTAGTTATTATTCCCACTTATAACGAAAAAGAAAATATTGAAGCTATCATAAGAGCTACTTTCAATCAAAAAAAAGTATTCCATATTTTAGTAATTGATGATAATTCTCCTGATGGCACTGCTGCAATTGTAGAAAAACTAATGTCAGAATTTCCATCAAAACTTTTTATAGAGAAAAGAAAAGGTAAAAACGGTTTAGGAACAGCTTACATTCATGGTTTTAAATGGGCTTTGGCAAAAAGTTATGAGTACATCATTGAAATGGACGCCGATTTTTCTCATAATCCAAAAGATTTAATTCGTTTATATAATGCTTGTCATAAAAACGGTGGAGATGTCTCTGTAGGTTCTAGATACGTAAATAATCAAGTAAATGTTGTGAATTGGGATATGAAACGTTTGTTGCTATCTTATTTTGCCTCTAAATATGTGCGTTTTATAACTAGAATACCTGTGTTTGATACCACTGCTGGTTTTGTTTGCTGGAAACGTAATGTTTTAGAAACTATAAATTTAGATAAAATAAAATTTATTGGCTACGCATTTCAAATTGAAATGAAATTCAAAGCTTGGAAACATAAATTTACCATTAAAGAAGTTTCTGTAATTTTTACAGATAGAGATTTAGGGGCTTCTAAAATGAGTGGAAATATTGTTTCTGAAGCTCTTTTTGGTGTTATTAGAATGCGATTAAAAGGATTAAAATAA
- a CDS encoding SemiSWEET family sugar transporter, whose translation MNIEIIGFLAGLFTTIAIVPQLIKAYRTKKVAHLSPIFFSILLMGVFLWTVYGFLKKDYPIIITNAISFLLNSYMLFLYFRYK comes from the coding sequence ATGAATATCGAAATAATAGGTTTTTTGGCAGGTCTTTTTACCACAATTGCCATTGTTCCTCAATTAATAAAAGCTTATAGAACTAAAAAGGTTGCTCATTTATCACCTATATTTTTTTCTATCCTATTAATGGGTGTTTTTCTTTGGACAGTTTATGGTTTTTTAAAGAAAGATTATCCAATAATAATTACGAACGCTATTTCATTTTTATTGAATAGCTATATGCTATTCTTGTATTTTAGGTATAAATAG
- the mscL gene encoding large conductance mechanosensitive channel protein MscL, translating to MKFKLLEDFKDFAVKGNMIDIAIGVIIGTAFNKVVNVLVKEVLMPPLTYLTAGANWENRKFVIREAISADGKIKFEEVAIGYGKLIEAGVDFLVISFTVFMVVRVMNSMKKKAEDPKDKTVATPKNIELMNKTNELLEKQNAFLMKVLAEKK from the coding sequence ATGAAATTTAAATTACTTGAAGATTTTAAAGACTTTGCTGTAAAAGGCAATATGATTGACATTGCTATTGGTGTTATAATTGGTACAGCTTTTAACAAAGTTGTAAACGTTTTAGTTAAAGAAGTTTTAATGCCACCTTTAACATATCTAACAGCTGGTGCAAACTGGGAAAACAGAAAATTTGTAATAAGAGAGGCTATTAGTGCTGATGGAAAAATAAAATTTGAGGAAGTTGCCATTGGCTATGGAAAATTAATTGAAGCTGGTGTAGATTTTTTAGTGATTTCTTTTACAGTTTTTATGGTTGTAAGAGTTATGAATTCTATGAAGAAAAAGGCTGAAGATCCAAAAGATAAAACTGTGGCAACTCCAAAAAATATTGAGTTAATGAACAAAACAAATGAGCTGTTAGAAAAGCAAAATGCGTTTTTAATGAAAGTTTTAGCAGAGAAAAAATAA
- a CDS encoding outer membrane beta-barrel protein: protein MEDNKIDDLFKNQLKNLEVSPNNSIWNSIETKLNKKKRRVLPFWLFSGAAAAILVLALFLYPFFTNKNQNIIPPNNEIITTNPSKKPKTNTTTDSLIFQNNNIEQNLEKNQNAVVKSAIKKEKPIIYENNKEFVALKNPAKKTFLIPFNIDADLVSNKQISALNIDKITEKKVSKKMDINTFLTTNKTKKSDKEVVKNWSVAPVFGVLQSNSFSDTSPIAKELANTTTGENSFSYGLQVGFKLNKRWTIQSGIHLQEIKYANNQITVYPSEIETIQSVSFKDNNPVSFNNTVTENLTLRSDLFSTLAKSNGNLSQNFGYVEIPLEMKYNFSNNNKIEAQLVTGFSSLFLDKNKVVLNTFNTTRTGELTNLSTINFSGNLGFDFNYFLNNNWSLNINPMFKVHLNTFKTEANDFTPFNLGIYSGIKYQF from the coding sequence ATGGAGGATAATAAAATTGATGATTTATTTAAAAATCAGCTAAAAAATCTTGAGGTTTCTCCAAATAACAGCATTTGGAATTCCATAGAAACTAAATTAAATAAGAAGAAACGTCGTGTTTTGCCTTTTTGGTTATTTTCTGGTGCAGCTGCAGCAATTTTGGTGTTAGCTTTGTTTTTATATCCATTTTTTACGAATAAAAACCAAAATATAATTCCTCCTAATAATGAAATAATTACAACAAATCCATCAAAAAAACCTAAAACAAATACTACTACTGATTCTTTAATTTTTCAAAATAATAACATCGAACAAAATTTGGAAAAAAATCAAAATGCAGTTGTTAAATCAGCAATTAAAAAAGAAAAACCGATTATTTATGAAAATAATAAAGAGTTTGTTGCGCTTAAAAATCCAGCAAAAAAAACATTTTTAATCCCTTTTAATATTGATGCAGATTTGGTATCAAATAAACAAATATCAGCACTAAATATTGATAAAATTACAGAGAAAAAAGTTTCCAAAAAAATGGATATCAATACTTTTTTAACAACAAATAAAACGAAAAAAAGTGATAAAGAAGTTGTCAAAAATTGGTCTGTTGCTCCTGTTTTTGGGGTTTTACAATCTAATTCATTTTCTGATACTTCTCCTATTGCAAAAGAATTAGCCAATACTACAACAGGCGAAAACTCCTTTTCTTATGGTTTACAAGTTGGTTTTAAACTCAATAAAAGATGGACGATTCAATCAGGAATTCACCTCCAAGAAATAAAATATGCTAACAATCAAATTACAGTATATCCATCAGAAATTGAAACCATACAATCAGTTTCTTTTAAAGATAATAATCCTGTTTCCTTTAACAACACTGTAACAGAAAATTTAACCCTTAGATCTGATTTATTTAGTACATTAGCAAAAAGTAATGGAAATTTATCTCAAAATTTCGGTTACGTAGAAATCCCCCTTGAAATGAAATACAACTTCTCTAACAACAATAAAATTGAAGCACAATTAGTTACTGGTTTTAGTTCGCTTTTTTTAGATAAAAACAAAGTGGTTTTAAACACGTTTAACACTACAAGAACAGGAGAATTAACAAACCTAAGTACCATTAATTTTAGCGGAAATTTAGGCTTCGATTTTAATTATTTTCTAAATAATAATTGGTCTTTAAATATAAACCCAATGTTTAAAGTACACCTAAACACTTTTAAAACAGAAGCTAACGACTTTACACCATTTAACTTGGGTATTTATTCAGGAATAAAATATCAATTTTAA
- a CDS encoding RNA polymerase sigma factor, which translates to MQQCCEQDLGAQSKVYQLFAGKLFAVSLKYSKNYQDAEDNLQDSFLTIFDKIKQYNHKGSFEGWLKRITINTALKTYRRKTTLQIVKEVAENIENEEFDLEKTVFNVDVLLECLQQLPNQYRLVFNLFVLDDYSHKEIANLLNISIGTSKSNLSRARKILKEKLEIHQKEKNNGG; encoded by the coding sequence ATACAGCAATGTTGTGAGCAAGATTTAGGGGCTCAATCTAAAGTTTATCAGCTATTTGCTGGTAAACTTTTTGCTGTTTCTTTAAAGTATTCCAAAAATTATCAAGATGCAGAAGATAATTTACAAGATAGTTTTTTAACAATTTTCGATAAAATTAAACAATACAATCACAAAGGTTCTTTTGAAGGTTGGTTAAAACGAATTACCATAAATACTGCCCTAAAAACGTATAGAAGAAAAACGACATTGCAAATTGTAAAAGAAGTTGCAGAAAATATCGAAAACGAGGAATTTGATTTAGAAAAAACCGTTTTTAATGTTGATGTTTTACTAGAATGTTTGCAACAATTACCTAATCAATATCGATTGGTTTTTAATCTTTTTGTACTTGATGATTATTCGCATAAAGAAATTGCAAACCTACTAAATATCTCTATAGGCACTTCAAAATCGAATCTTTCTAGGGCCAGAAAAATTTTGAAAGAAAAATTAGAAATCCATCAAAAAGAAAAAAATAATGGAGGATAA
- a CDS encoding DUF4296 domain-containing protein — MMKLKENASLLIANMKNIFYIFLLILLGSCTSNTIFEKPENLIPKDTMSLLVQEMSIATSAKYINNKNFEKRINYMPLVYERFGIDSVRFQTSNMYYMSKIDVYQEILTNAKESLEKQKSFYDAIKKRTDSLRADSIKKIKDFEKIKFSKDSLKEKLPVKN, encoded by the coding sequence ATGATGAAATTAAAGGAAAACGCATCACTTTTAATCGCTAATATGAAAAACATATTTTATATATTTTTACTTATTTTACTAGGTTCTTGTACAAGTAATACCATTTTTGAAAAACCAGAAAATTTAATTCCTAAAGACACTATGAGTCTTTTGGTGCAGGAAATGTCGATTGCTACTTCTGCAAAATATATAAACAATAAAAATTTCGAAAAAAGAATAAACTACATGCCTTTGGTTTACGAGCGTTTTGGAATTGATTCAGTTCGGTTTCAAACAAGTAATATGTACTATATGTCTAAAATAGATGTGTATCAAGAAATTTTAACGAATGCAAAAGAAAGTTTAGAAAAGCAAAAATCTTTTTATGATGCCATTAAAAAAAGAACAGATTCTTTAAGAGCAGATTCTATTAAAAAAATTAAAGATTTTGAAAAAATTAAATTCTCTAAAGACTCTTTAAAAGAGAAATTACCTGTTAAAAACTAG
- a CDS encoding dihydroorotase: MTKSYLIKNATIINENNTFTGDVLIENEIIKQISTSINVDENVEIINANGNYLIPGFIDDQVHFREPGLTHKANIATESRAAVAGGITTFIEMPNTVPQATTQELLEDKFKIAAKDSYANYSFMFGGTNDNLEELLKTDPKKVAGIKLFLGSSTGNMLVDDEAVLEKIFSSTKMIISVHCEDEATIRKNTAAFVEKYGENIPLKYHPIIRSEEACYLSSSKAIELAKKTGARLHIFHLSTEKETHLFRNDIPLEEKQITAEVCIHHLWFNDKDYDEKGTHIKWNPAVKTEKDRQGLWKALLDDRIDVLATDHAPHTLAEKSNNYMNAPSGGPLVQHAVIALLEKVKEGIIPIEKLVEKMSHNPAKLFQIEKRGFIKEGFYADLVLIDANKPQTVSKDNILYKCGWSPFEGTTFSSTITHTFVNGNLLYNNGVFNDEIKGKRITFNR, encoded by the coding sequence ATGACAAAATCATACTTAATAAAAAATGCAACAATTATAAATGAAAACAACACTTTTACTGGTGATGTGCTCATTGAAAACGAAATCATCAAACAAATTTCTACTTCAATTAATGTTGATGAAAATGTAGAAATTATTAATGCCAATGGCAACTATTTAATCCCTGGTTTTATAGACGATCAAGTGCATTTTAGAGAGCCTGGTTTAACGCACAAAGCAAATATTGCCACAGAAAGTAGAGCTGCAGTTGCTGGTGGAATTACCACTTTTATTGAAATGCCAAACACAGTTCCTCAAGCAACTACGCAAGAATTGTTAGAAGACAAATTTAAAATTGCAGCTAAAGATTCGTATGCAAATTACTCTTTTATGTTTGGTGGCACTAATGATAATTTAGAGGAATTGTTAAAGACCGATCCAAAAAAAGTAGCAGGTATAAAGCTTTTCCTAGGTTCGTCTACAGGAAATATGTTAGTAGATGACGAAGCTGTTTTAGAGAAGATTTTTTCATCAACAAAAATGATTATTTCTGTGCATTGTGAAGATGAAGCAACCATCAGAAAAAATACAGCAGCATTCGTAGAAAAATACGGAGAAAATATACCACTAAAATATCATCCAATAATTAGAAGCGAAGAAGCTTGTTATTTATCATCATCAAAAGCGATTGAATTAGCAAAAAAAACTGGAGCACGTTTGCACATCTTCCACTTATCAACCGAAAAAGAAACACATCTTTTTAGAAACGATATTCCTTTAGAAGAAAAACAAATTACAGCCGAAGTTTGTATACATCATTTATGGTTTAATGACAAAGATTACGATGAAAAAGGAACGCATATCAAATGGAATCCTGCTGTAAAAACTGAAAAAGACAGACAAGGTTTATGGAAAGCTTTGTTAGATGACAGAATTGATGTTCTTGCTACAGACCATGCACCACACACATTAGCTGAAAAAAGCAATAATTATATGAACGCGCCAAGTGGAGGACCTTTGGTACAACATGCAGTTATAGCACTTTTAGAAAAGGTAAAAGAAGGCATAATTCCGATTGAAAAATTGGTGGAGAAAATGAGCCATAATCCTGCAAAATTATTTCAAATTGAAAAACGTGGTTTTATAAAAGAAGGTTTTTATGCAGATTTAGTTTTAATTGATGCCAACAAGCCTCAAACTGTTTCTAAAGACAATATTTTATACAAATGTGGGTGGTCTCCTTTTGAAGGAACTACTTTTTCATCAACAATTACACATACGTTTGTAAATGGAAATTTACTGTATAACAATGGTGTTTTTAATGATGAAATTAAAGGAAAACGCATCACTTTTAATCGCTAA
- a CDS encoding SDR family oxidoreductase — MILVTGGTGLVGSHLLYHLSLKNDAIRAIYRTESSLEKVKKVFSYYTNDATYFDKIEWFQADITQVPAMIPAFEDVKHVYHCAAFISFNRKDYREMRKVNIHGTAIVVNLCVDAKIEKLCFVSSIAAVGESLNDALIDEECEWNKELDNSGYSITKFGAEMEVWRASQEGVEVVIVNPGVILGSGFWNAGSGKLFSQVYNGFKYYTEGITGFVAVQDVVKPMIQLMNSTIKNERFILISENKSFKEIFFAIAAGFGKKPPSIKIKPWQTAIFWRFSWLVSKITGVAPLITKYSAKSAHSISNYSSEKIQSTIDYKFESVEKSIERICENYSKD, encoded by the coding sequence ATGATTTTAGTTACTGGAGGCACAGGTTTGGTTGGTTCGCATTTATTGTATCATTTAAGTTTAAAAAATGATGCCATAAGAGCTATTTATAGAACAGAATCATCTTTAGAAAAGGTGAAAAAAGTGTTTTCTTATTACACTAATGATGCTACATATTTTGATAAAATAGAGTGGTTTCAAGCAGATATTACGCAAGTTCCTGCAATGATTCCTGCTTTTGAGGACGTAAAACACGTATACCATTGTGCAGCTTTTATTTCTTTTAATCGAAAAGATTACAGAGAAATGCGTAAAGTAAATATTCATGGAACAGCCATTGTTGTAAATCTTTGTGTGGATGCCAAAATTGAGAAACTCTGCTTTGTAAGCTCTATTGCTGCTGTTGGCGAATCTTTAAATGATGCTTTAATTGATGAAGAATGTGAATGGAATAAAGAGTTAGATAATAGTGGGTATTCTATTACCAAATTTGGAGCAGAAATGGAAGTTTGGCGAGCAAGTCAAGAAGGAGTGGAGGTTGTTATTGTAAATCCTGGTGTAATTTTAGGAAGCGGATTTTGGAATGCTGGTTCAGGTAAATTATTCAGCCAAGTTTATAACGGATTTAAATATTATACTGAAGGTATTACAGGTTTTGTTGCTGTGCAAGATGTTGTAAAACCAATGATTCAATTAATGAATTCAACCATAAAAAACGAGCGTTTTATTTTAATTTCAGAAAACAAATCGTTCAAAGAAATTTTCTTTGCTATTGCAGCTGGTTTCGGTAAAAAGCCACCATCCATAAAAATAAAACCTTGGCAAACTGCAATTTTTTGGAGGTTTAGTTGGTTGGTATCAAAAATAACAGGAGTTGCACCTTTAATTACTAAATACTCAGCAAAATCTGCGCATTCAATTTCAAACTATTCATCAGAAAAAATACAAAGCACAATAGATTACAAGTTTGAATCTGTTGAAAAATCGATAGAAAGGATTTGTGAAAATTACTCTAAAGACTAG
- a CDS encoding acyltransferase, with the protein MQNKIFNITTQEEFATMALEVFRHQFKNNRVYRSFCDLLYIHPSDITKIEEIPFLPIQFFKSREVLSSKEKIAEIFTSSGTTGSITSKHFVTDISFYKNSYLKGFAHFYGNIEDYVVLALLPNYLERKGSSLVFMVDDLIAKSKNTESGFYLNNLDELAKKLINLDKNGQKVLLIGVSFALLDLIEKYQFNLKNTIIMETGGMKGRRKELIRNELHELLKTGFNVDEIHSEYGMTELLSQAYSKGNGVFGTPNWMQILTRDTEDALTILEQEKTGGINIIDLANYNSCSFIATQDLGKVHNNGTFEIIGRFDNSDIRGCNLMVL; encoded by the coding sequence ATGCAAAACAAAATATTTAACATTACAACTCAAGAGGAGTTTGCAACAATGGCTTTAGAAGTTTTTAGACACCAGTTTAAGAACAATCGTGTATATCGTTCTTTTTGCGACTTGTTGTACATACATCCTTCAGATATTACAAAAATTGAAGAAATTCCATTTTTACCAATTCAGTTTTTTAAAAGTCGAGAAGTGCTTTCATCTAAAGAAAAAATAGCAGAAATTTTTACTAGTTCTGGAACTACTGGGAGTATTACTAGTAAACATTTTGTAACCGATATTAGTTTTTATAAAAATAGCTATTTAAAAGGATTTGCTCATTTTTATGGAAATATAGAAGACTATGTTGTGTTGGCTTTGTTGCCAAATTATTTAGAACGTAAAGGTTCTTCTTTGGTTTTTATGGTTGATGATTTAATAGCAAAATCTAAAAATACTGAAAGTGGTTTTTACCTGAATAACTTAGATGAACTCGCAAAAAAATTAATCAATTTAGATAAAAACGGACAAAAAGTTTTGTTGATTGGTGTTTCTTTTGCCTTGTTAGATTTGATTGAGAAATATCAATTCAACTTAAAAAACACTATCATTATGGAAACTGGTGGTATGAAAGGAAGACGAAAAGAGTTGATAAGAAACGAGTTGCATGAACTTTTAAAAACTGGTTTTAATGTTGATGAAATACATTCAGAATATGGCATGACAGAATTATTAAGTCAAGCTTATTCTAAAGGAAATGGTGTTTTTGGAACACCAAATTGGATGCAGATTTTAACCAGAGATACAGAAGATGCTTTAACTATTTTAGAACAAGAAAAAACTGGCGGAATTAATATTATTGATTTAGCAAATTACAATTCTTGCAGTTTTATTGCCACGCAAGATTTAGGAAAAGTACACAATAATGGCACGTTTGAAATTATAGGGCGTTTTGATAATTCTGATATTAGAGGCTGTAACTTGATGGTTTTGTAG